A section of the Rhipicephalus sanguineus isolate Rsan-2018 chromosome 11, BIME_Rsan_1.4, whole genome shotgun sequence genome encodes:
- the LOC119375322 gene encoding tigger transposable element-derived protein 6-like: MILAPQPSSQTAKERQTAAEPRDIVLKNAQHFGANVKQAKTATHVKLEEVLLTWFREVTAAGVNVDGKVIREKADNIALSLGIEDFQASGGWLHRFKERHGLVYKVVSGEAKKVDESQVSDWLNTLPALISDYAPRNVFNADEAGLFFNLQPERSLCMKGQACHGSQKSKERVTVLFCTNADGSEKIQLTVIGKSKQPRCFRSAGRLPCLYKGNKKAWMTADFFREFLTTLDRKMGAKNRKILLFVDQCSAHPKDCNFTNVTVRFLPANTTSRLQSLDAGIIRNVKHHFKGLLVRRLLAKIERKEENLKISLLNALHFLAMSWDNVTQDTIANCFRKCGFFAGQGAALMEEDEEPDADLHIEGWEDLGTQASAQDFVTADDNVATCGL; this comes from the exons ATGATTCTGGCTCCTCAGCCTTCATCCCAGACAGCAAAAGAGcgtcaaacagccgcggaacCG CGAGACATCGTGTTGAAAAATGCCCAGCACTTCGGCGCTAACGTCAAGCAGGCAAAGACGGCTACCCACGTGAAGCTGGAAGAGGTCCTGCTGACGTGGTTTCGCGAAGTCACAGCAGCTGGCGTCAACGTGGACGGCAAGGTGATACGTGAAAAGGCGGACAACATTGCGCTTTCCCTTGGCATCGAGGACTTTCAAGCTTCTGGCgggtggctgcaccgtttcaaAGAAAGGCACGGACTAGTGTACAAAGTTGTTAGCGGTGAAGCTAAGAAAGTGGACGAGTCACAGGTCAGCGACTGGTTGAACACACTGCCGGCGCTCATTTCGGACTACGCTCCGCGCAACGTGTTCAACGCTGATGAGGCCGGACTATTTTTCAACCTGCAGCCGGAGCGAAGCTTGTGCATGAAAGGCCAGGCCTGCCATGGTAGCCAGAAAAGTAAAGAACGGGTCACCGTGCTATTTTGTACAAATGCCGACGGTTCGGAGAAAATTCAGCTTACCGTCATTGGCAAATCGAAACAGCCAAGGTGCTTCCGATCCGCAGGACGTTTGCCTTGCCTGTATAAAGGAAataagaaagcttggatgactgCTGATTTTTTCCGCGAGTTCCTTACAACTTTGGACCGGAAAATGGGGGCCAAAAATAGAAAAATTTTGCTCTTCGTCGACCAGTGTTCGGCTCATCCGAAGGACTGCAACTTTACCAATGTCACCGTAAGGTTCCTGCCCGCGAACACCACAAGCCGTCTGCAGTCGCTGGACGCGGGCATAATTAGAAACGTGAAGCACCATTTCAAAGGGTTGCTTGTGCGGAGGCTCCTGGCGAAAATCGAGCGCAAGGAAGAAAACTTGAAGATCAGTCTGCTCAACGCATTACATTTCTTGGCCATGTCCTGGGACAATGTCACCCAGGACACGATCGCGAACTGTTTTCGCAAGTGTGGTTTTTTTGCGGGGCAGGGTGCAGCTCTGATggaagaagacgaagagccgGACGCCGATTTGCACATCGAGGGTTGGGAGGACCTTGGGACTCAAGCTTCGGCGCAAGACTTCGTCACCGCGGACGACAACGTCGCGACCTGTGGGCTGTGA